A region of the bacterium genome:
GGTCAGAAAGCAGACGGCCGCGGCGGCGACCGCGCTGGGAGGCACCGTAAGGAATGCGGAATGGGTCGAGGTAGCGGTGAGCGAGGCGCTTGCCAACGCCTATGTCCATGGCTACGGCGGGGCCGCCGGTCCGGTCGAATTGGAGATCGTGTGCGAGGGCGACACGTTCGGCGTCACAATTCATGATGCGGGACGAGGCATGCCGTTCGCACCGCACTTCCCGGCCGCACCTGATCCGCGAACGGGCGGCGGGTGGGGGCTTCAGGTCATCAAGGAATTGATGGATGAGGCGGCACTGTGCTCCGGACCAAATGGGGTCGGCACCACCGTTCGGATGTCAATTCACTTGGGCGACTCGGGAGAAGCGGATCAACAGGGGGATGACCAGCGTTTTCGACGCGAGCCATTCTGGCAATGAGCCCCGGCAGCAGCGACTCGGATTCGTAGTGTTTCGAGTCCAAACAGACGACGTCTCGATTGATGGCGCGGACGACTACACCGGACACGCCGCCGGCGCCAAGAGGCACGAACGCCGATCCTGTTCGGCGAGAATTGGTAGGGACGGCAGGAATGTATCTCTGAGTCAGGTCGTCCGCATCCGCGGCCCGATCGGCGCGCTGCCCGTGCGGGCCGCCGGGGTGCGCACGACAATCGCGAGGCCCGCAAGGATGAGGGCCATTCCGGCATATCGCGCCGGGCCAAACACCTCGCCGAGAATCACCGCGGACGCCACGATACCCGTGCAGGGGGCCAGCAGCGCGAACGGCGCTACGACCGCGGCCGGATACCGCTGGAGCAGATCGCCCCAGATCGCGTAGGCCAGGAGGGTGGCCACGAGGCCCAGATAGAGCGCG
Encoded here:
- a CDS encoding ATP-binding protein — protein: MTQIVTLHFDTEPVVMRVVRKQTAAAATALGGTVRNAEWVEVAVSEALANAYVHGYGGAAGPVELEIVCEGDTFGVTIHDAGRGMPFAPHFPAAPDPRTGGGWGLQVIKELMDEAALCSGPNGVGTTVRMSIHLGDSGEADQQGDDQRFRREPFWQ